In a genomic window of Oncorhynchus masou masou isolate Uvic2021 chromosome 4, UVic_Omas_1.1, whole genome shotgun sequence:
- the LOC135520552 gene encoding uncharacterized protein C17orf67 homolog, with translation MKKFVAFSLCLVLLIIYTADANPIIKESYAKQLLRTKRQKPGHPDEPMREHLLHMQVLDQRAQETNLEHWLNPHCYPRCDRNYGHPV, from the exons ATGAAGAAGTTTGTGGCATTTTCCCTCTGTCTGGTCCTCTTGATCATCTACACAGCAG ATGCAAACCCAATCATCAAGGAGAGCTATGCTAAGCAACTTCTGCGGACCAAGAGGCAGAAGCCTGGCCACCCCGATGAGCCAATGAGG GAGCACTTGCTCCACATGCAGGTTCTGGATCAGAGGGCCCAGGAGACCAACCTGGAACACTGGCTGAACCCCCACTGCTACCCCCGCTGTGACAGGAACTACGGACACCCCGTCTAA
- the LOC135522571 gene encoding diacylglycerol kinase epsilon-like isoform X1, which produces MEGDEGNRDQSSREEWTLLFWTTLAVVVPVIITLWCSVQRSKRKIHMKDFFRKSKHGWHCTDLFNKPTYCCVCQQHILQGAVCDCCGVCADETCLRRADRSLVCKEIMAPSRTDGTLAHRWVRGNVPLCSVCAVCKEQCGNQPKLCDFRCVWCQTTVHDDCKPSLSDGERCELGEFRSLIIPPHYLHHVNKLRRRHPDEYSKLASACGSGWTPVLVLANTRSGNNMGEALLGEFRTILNPVQVFDLSELPPSKALQLCTLLPPGSVRVLVCGGDGTVGWVLDAIDTMKLKGQDQFIPRVMILPLGTGNDLSNSLGWGSGYAGEIPVEQVLRNILEAEVVKMDRWKVQVASKGLYFRKPKVLSMNNYFSVGPDALMALNFHTHREKTPSFFSSRIINKAVYFMYGTKDCLVQECKDLDKRIELELDGERVALPSLEGIIVCNIGYWGGGCRLWEGMGDEPYPPTRLDDGLLEVVGVFGSFHCAQIQVKMANPVRLGQAHTVRLVLKTSRMPMQVDGEPWAQGPCTITITHKTQAFMLYHSAEQTDDDDDESSTSEAESSAPHDSPKPAGPASARA; this is translated from the exons ATGGAGGGGGACGAGGGAAACCGCGACCAATCGTCACGGGAAGAGTGGACACTCCTGTTTTGGACCACTCTCGCTGTCGTAGTGCCCGTGATCATTACTTTGTGGTGCAGTGTCCAACGCTCCAAACGGAAAATACACATGAAAGACTTCTTCCGCAAGAGCAAGCACGGTTGGCACTGCACCGACCTGTTCAACAAGCCCACCTATTGCTGTGTATGCCAACAACACATTCTACAAGGGGCGGTCTGCGACTGCTGCGGAGTGTGCGCCGACGAGACATGCCTGCGTCGCGCCGACCGGAGCCTTGTGTGCAAAGAGATCATGGCTCCGTCCCGAACGGATGGGACACTGGCGCACCGCTGGGTCCGGGGAAACGTCCCTCTCTGCAGTGTCTGTGCGGTCTGCAAGGAGCAATGTGGGAACCAACCGAAGCTGTGTGACTTTAG gtgtgtgtggtgtcagaccACGGTGCACGACGACTGCAAGCCCAGCCTGTCGGACGGGGAGCGCTGTGAGCTGGGCGAGTTCCGCAGCCTCATCATTCCCCCTCACTACCTCCACCACGTCAACAAGCTCCGCCGCAGGCACCCCGATGAGTACAGCAAG ctggCATCTGCCTGCGGGAGCGGCTGGACTCCAGTGCTGGTCCTGGCCAACACTCGCAGTGGGAACAACATGGGGGAGGCTCTGCTTGGAGAGTTCCGCACCATCCTCAACCCTGTCcag gtGTTTGACCTGTCAGAGCTGCCTCCCTCTAAGGCCCTGCAACTGTGCACCCTGCTGCCTCCAGGCAGTGTGAGGGTGCtggtgtgtgggggggatggAACCGTGGGCTGGGTGCTGGATGCCATCGACACCATGAAGCTCAAG GGCCAAGATCAGTTCATCCCCAGGGTGATGATCCTGCCCCTCGGTACGGGGAACGACCTGTCCAACTCCCTGGGCTGGGGGTCGGGCTACGCTGGGGAGATCCCTGTGGAGCAGGTGCTCCGGAACATCCTCGAAGCAGAGGTGGTCAAGATGGACAG GTGGAAAGTTCAGGTAGCCTCAAAGGGGCTCTACTTTCGTAAGCCAAAG GTCCTGTCCATGAATAACTATTTCTCAGTGGGCCCGGATGCCCTGATGGCGCTGAACTTCCACACCCACCGTGAAAAGACCCCCTCCTTCTTCTCCAGCCGCATCATCAACAAG GCTGTATATTTTATGTATGGCACCAAAGATTGCTTAGTTCAAGAATGCAAAGACCTGGATAAGAGGATTGAG TTGgagctggatggagagagagtggccTTGCCCAGTCTGGAGGGCATCATCGTGTGTAACATCGGCTACTGGGGCGGAGGCTGTCGTCTGTGGGAGGGCATGGGGGACGAGCCCTACCCCCCTACGCG gCTGGATGACGGGCTGCTGGAGGTGGTGGGTGTGTTTGGCTCCTTCCACTGTGCTCAGATCCAAGTCAAGATGGCCAACCCGGTGCGGCTGGGTCAGGCCCACACAGTCCGG CTGGTGCTGAAGACGTCCCGGATGCCCATGCAGGTGGACGGGGAGCCGTGGGCCCAGGGCCCGtgcaccatcaccatcacccacAAGACCCAGGCCTTTATGCTCTACCACAGCGCCGAGCAGACGGACGACGACGACGACGAATCCAGCACCTCCGAGGCTGAGAGCTCCGCCCCCCATGACTCTCCCAAGCCAGCAGGTCCCGCCTCTGCTCGTGCCTGA
- the LOC135522571 gene encoding diacylglycerol kinase epsilon-like isoform X2 has protein sequence MEGDEGNRDQSSREEWTLLFWTTLAVVVPVIITLWCSVQRSKRKIHMKDFFRKSKHGWHCTDLFNKPTYCCVCQQHILQGAVCDCCGVCADETCLRRADRSLVCKEIMAPSRTDGTLAHRWVRGNVPLCSVCAVCKEQCGNQPKLCDFRCVWCQTTVHDDCKPSLSDGERCELGEFRSLIIPPHYLHHVNKLRRRHPDEYSKLASACGSGWTPVLVLANTRSGNNMGEALLGEFRTILNPVQVFDLSELPPSKALQLCTLLPPGSVRVLVCGGDGTVGWVLDAIDTMKLKGQDQFIPRVMILPLGTGNDLSNSLGWGSGYAGEIPVEQVLRNILEAEVVKMDRWKVQVASKGLYFRKPKVLSMNNYFSVGPDALMALNFHTHREKTPSFFSSRIINKLELDGERVALPSLEGIIVCNIGYWGGGCRLWEGMGDEPYPPTRLDDGLLEVVGVFGSFHCAQIQVKMANPVRLGQAHTVRLVLKTSRMPMQVDGEPWAQGPCTITITHKTQAFMLYHSAEQTDDDDDESSTSEAESSAPHDSPKPAGPASARA, from the exons ATGGAGGGGGACGAGGGAAACCGCGACCAATCGTCACGGGAAGAGTGGACACTCCTGTTTTGGACCACTCTCGCTGTCGTAGTGCCCGTGATCATTACTTTGTGGTGCAGTGTCCAACGCTCCAAACGGAAAATACACATGAAAGACTTCTTCCGCAAGAGCAAGCACGGTTGGCACTGCACCGACCTGTTCAACAAGCCCACCTATTGCTGTGTATGCCAACAACACATTCTACAAGGGGCGGTCTGCGACTGCTGCGGAGTGTGCGCCGACGAGACATGCCTGCGTCGCGCCGACCGGAGCCTTGTGTGCAAAGAGATCATGGCTCCGTCCCGAACGGATGGGACACTGGCGCACCGCTGGGTCCGGGGAAACGTCCCTCTCTGCAGTGTCTGTGCGGTCTGCAAGGAGCAATGTGGGAACCAACCGAAGCTGTGTGACTTTAG gtgtgtgtggtgtcagaccACGGTGCACGACGACTGCAAGCCCAGCCTGTCGGACGGGGAGCGCTGTGAGCTGGGCGAGTTCCGCAGCCTCATCATTCCCCCTCACTACCTCCACCACGTCAACAAGCTCCGCCGCAGGCACCCCGATGAGTACAGCAAG ctggCATCTGCCTGCGGGAGCGGCTGGACTCCAGTGCTGGTCCTGGCCAACACTCGCAGTGGGAACAACATGGGGGAGGCTCTGCTTGGAGAGTTCCGCACCATCCTCAACCCTGTCcag gtGTTTGACCTGTCAGAGCTGCCTCCCTCTAAGGCCCTGCAACTGTGCACCCTGCTGCCTCCAGGCAGTGTGAGGGTGCtggtgtgtgggggggatggAACCGTGGGCTGGGTGCTGGATGCCATCGACACCATGAAGCTCAAG GGCCAAGATCAGTTCATCCCCAGGGTGATGATCCTGCCCCTCGGTACGGGGAACGACCTGTCCAACTCCCTGGGCTGGGGGTCGGGCTACGCTGGGGAGATCCCTGTGGAGCAGGTGCTCCGGAACATCCTCGAAGCAGAGGTGGTCAAGATGGACAG GTGGAAAGTTCAGGTAGCCTCAAAGGGGCTCTACTTTCGTAAGCCAAAG GTCCTGTCCATGAATAACTATTTCTCAGTGGGCCCGGATGCCCTGATGGCGCTGAACTTCCACACCCACCGTGAAAAGACCCCCTCCTTCTTCTCCAGCCGCATCATCAACAAG TTGgagctggatggagagagagtggccTTGCCCAGTCTGGAGGGCATCATCGTGTGTAACATCGGCTACTGGGGCGGAGGCTGTCGTCTGTGGGAGGGCATGGGGGACGAGCCCTACCCCCCTACGCG gCTGGATGACGGGCTGCTGGAGGTGGTGGGTGTGTTTGGCTCCTTCCACTGTGCTCAGATCCAAGTCAAGATGGCCAACCCGGTGCGGCTGGGTCAGGCCCACACAGTCCGG CTGGTGCTGAAGACGTCCCGGATGCCCATGCAGGTGGACGGGGAGCCGTGGGCCCAGGGCCCGtgcaccatcaccatcacccacAAGACCCAGGCCTTTATGCTCTACCACAGCGCCGAGCAGACGGACGACGACGACGACGAATCCAGCACCTCCGAGGCTGAGAGCTCCGCCCCCCATGACTCTCCCAAGCCAGCAGGTCCCGCCTCTGCTCGTGCCTGA
- the LOC135522557 gene encoding E3 ubiquitin/ISG15 ligase TRIM25-like isoform X2, with the protein MAEDMFSLMSLEDELSCSICLCAFDCPVTIPCGHNFCQECLLETWKDNYSCPQCRTHFTTKPELKKNTVLSTVVETFKMKSNKSDLPSEVDDLIMWDAVKMEPKEVPILCDTCMEAKAFKTCLTCMASFCLEHVRPHHENPVFGAHQLNEPLGDLRDRICPDHHKLMEFYCVQHGRCICGVCLQQVHKGCTFSNPDEQRALQESDLRGKLSLLDGKIDKNQTVISQMSDQQSKLKDSAASRKRALEDEYRQIRELLDRDEREALNTVDREQESAQTKLQNLIKKFNQNIAKLSAAKGGIDSLLSQTQTMAFLQASVDMPAAVAFDPYTPKVNLDFKALAAWHAYSAVLKEHLTCVLKQPVEARLQILKPAERFTPPLLPNLYEMGGMPPPGHMRMPRSHSPGAPLRANQRKKPPQDSNRERKNPQKPPNAPREFPTYVPHTPRDHPRGQSAEPRPRNREDPGQPSVLPSITSAAKRNDLLQYGTVLTLDLKTAHKRISLTENMTVASVSDEPTPYPDGPARFSVCSQVLTSKGFSRGRHYWEVKMSSNNFTGIGLAYNSIDRKGPASRLGRNAQSWCVEWFNVKLSAWHASSETVLQNPNPTRVGVLLDCEEGTATFYNVQDRAYPFHTFVFQFAEAVYPAFWLFSSGSSVSLCKLQS; encoded by the exons ATGGCGGAGGATATGTTTTCCCTCATGAGTCTCGAGGACGAACTGAGCTGTAGCATCTGCCTCTGTGCTTTCGACTGTCCGGTGACAATTCCATGTGGACACAACTTTTGCCAAGAGTGTCTCCTAGAAACATGGAAAGACAACTACAGCTGTCCACAATGCCGGACCCACTTCACCACCAAACCAGAGTTGAAGAAGAACACCGTTCTCAGCACTGTTGTGGAAACGTTCAAAATGAAGTCGAATAAAAGCGACCTCCCCAGTGAGGTGGACGACTTAATCATGTGGGATGCGGTCAAGATGGAGCCCAAAGAGGTGCCTATCTTGTGCGACACCTGTATGGAAGCCAAAGCATTCAAGACCTGCCTCACGTGTATGGCGTCGTTCTGCCTTGAGCACGTGAGGCCTCATCATGAGAACCCAGTGTTTGGCGCGCATCAGCTGAACGAGCCTCTGGGTGACCTGCGCGACCGTATCTGCCCCGACCACCACAAGCTGATGGAGTTCTACTGTGTCCAACATGGCCGCTGTATCTGTGGTGTCTGTCTGCAGCAGGTGCATAAAGGCTGTACCTTCTCCAACCCTGATGAACAACGGGCACTGCAAGAG TCTGATTTGAGGGGCAAGTTGAGTCTGCTGGATGGAAAGATTGACAAGAACCAGACTGTCATCTCTCAGATGAGTGACCAGCAGAGCAAGTTGAAG GACTCTGCAGCCAGCAGGAAGAGAGCTCTGGAGGACGAGTACCGCCAAATCCGGGAGCTGCTGGACCGTGACGAGCGTGAGGCTCTGAACACCGTGGACCGCGAGCAGGAGAGCGCTCAGACCAAACTCCAGAACCTCATAAAGAAGTTCAACCAGAACATTGCGAAGCTTAGTGCGGCAAAAGGTGGCATCGACAGCCTGCTCAGTCAGACTCAGACCATGGCTTTCCTACAG GCCTCAGTTGACATGCCGGCAGCGGTGGCCTTTGACCCCTATACCCCGAAGGTCAACCTGGACTTTAAGGCCTTGGCAGCCTGGCATGCCTACTCTGCAGTCCTGAAGGAGCATCTCACATGTGTACTGAAACAGCCTGTAGAGGCCAGACTGCAGATACtcaaaccag CTGAGAGGTTTACTCCTCCTCTGCTGCCAAACCTCTATGAAATGG GAGGCATGCCACCACCAGGTCACATGAGAATGCCTCGATCCCACAGCCCAGGAGCCCCACTCAGGGCAAACCAGAGGAAGAAGCCTCCACAAGATTCAAACCGAGAGAGAA AAAATCCCCAAAAGCCACCGAATGCTCCCAGAGAGTTCCCCACTTATGTTCCACACACACCGAGGGACCACCCCAGAGGACAATCAGCAGAACCCAGACCCAGGAACAGGGAGGACCCAG GACAACCAAGTGTTCTCCCAAGTATCACGTCTGCAGCAAAACGAAATGACCTTCTGCAAT ATGGCACGGTTCTCACCCTTGACCTCAAAACAGCCCACAAGCGCATCTCCCTCACAGAGAACATGACCGTGGCCTCTGTGTCAGACGAGCCCACCCCTTACCCCGATGGCCCCGCCCGTTTCTCCGTCTGCAGCCAGGTGCTCACTTCCAAGGGCTTCTCCCGCGGCCGCCACTACTGGGAGGTCAAGATGAGCAGCAACAACTTCACCGGCATTGGCCTGGCCTACAACAGCATCGACCGGAAGGGTCCGGCTAGCCGGCTGGGGCGTAACGCCCAGTCCTGGTGCGTGGAGTGGTTCAACGTCAAGCTGTCGGCCTGGCACGCCAGCAGTGAGACTGTACTGCAGAACCCGAATCCGACCCGCGTCGGCGTGCTGCTGGATTGCGAGGAGGGAACGGCCACTTTCTATAACGTACAGGACCGGGCATACCCGTTCCATACGTTTGTGTTCCAGTTCGCCGAGGCAGTGTACCCGGCGTTCTGGCTCTTCTCCAGCGGCTCGTCTGTTAGCCTGTGCAAGCTGCAGTCTTAA
- the LOC135522557 gene encoding E3 ubiquitin/ISG15 ligase TRIM25-like isoform X1 has protein sequence MAEDMFSLMSLEDELSCSICLCAFDCPVTIPCGHNFCQECLLETWKDNYSCPQCRTHFTTKPELKKNTVLSTVVETFKMKSNKSDLPSEVDDLIMWDAVKMEPKEVPILCDTCMEAKAFKTCLTCMASFCLEHVRPHHENPVFGAHQLNEPLGDLRDRICPDHHKLMEFYCVQHGRCICGVCLQQVHKGCTFSNPDEQRALQESDLRGKLSLLDGKIDKNQTVISQMSDQQSKLKDSAASRKRALEDEYRQIRELLDRDEREALNTVDREQESAQTKLQNLIKKFNQNIAKLSAAKGGIDSLLSQTQTMAFLQASVDMPAAVAFDPYTPKVNLDFKALAAWHAYSAVLKEHLTCVLKQPVEARLQILKPAERFTPPLLPNLYEMGGMPPPGHMRMPRSHSPGAPLRANQRKKPPQDSNRERKSDKKRDHKEGKEHKADKNPQKPPNAPREFPTYVPHTPRDHPRGQSAEPRPRNREDPGQPSVLPSITSAAKRNDLLQYGTVLTLDLKTAHKRISLTENMTVASVSDEPTPYPDGPARFSVCSQVLTSKGFSRGRHYWEVKMSSNNFTGIGLAYNSIDRKGPASRLGRNAQSWCVEWFNVKLSAWHASSETVLQNPNPTRVGVLLDCEEGTATFYNVQDRAYPFHTFVFQFAEAVYPAFWLFSSGSSVSLCKLQS, from the exons ATGGCGGAGGATATGTTTTCCCTCATGAGTCTCGAGGACGAACTGAGCTGTAGCATCTGCCTCTGTGCTTTCGACTGTCCGGTGACAATTCCATGTGGACACAACTTTTGCCAAGAGTGTCTCCTAGAAACATGGAAAGACAACTACAGCTGTCCACAATGCCGGACCCACTTCACCACCAAACCAGAGTTGAAGAAGAACACCGTTCTCAGCACTGTTGTGGAAACGTTCAAAATGAAGTCGAATAAAAGCGACCTCCCCAGTGAGGTGGACGACTTAATCATGTGGGATGCGGTCAAGATGGAGCCCAAAGAGGTGCCTATCTTGTGCGACACCTGTATGGAAGCCAAAGCATTCAAGACCTGCCTCACGTGTATGGCGTCGTTCTGCCTTGAGCACGTGAGGCCTCATCATGAGAACCCAGTGTTTGGCGCGCATCAGCTGAACGAGCCTCTGGGTGACCTGCGCGACCGTATCTGCCCCGACCACCACAAGCTGATGGAGTTCTACTGTGTCCAACATGGCCGCTGTATCTGTGGTGTCTGTCTGCAGCAGGTGCATAAAGGCTGTACCTTCTCCAACCCTGATGAACAACGGGCACTGCAAGAG TCTGATTTGAGGGGCAAGTTGAGTCTGCTGGATGGAAAGATTGACAAGAACCAGACTGTCATCTCTCAGATGAGTGACCAGCAGAGCAAGTTGAAG GACTCTGCAGCCAGCAGGAAGAGAGCTCTGGAGGACGAGTACCGCCAAATCCGGGAGCTGCTGGACCGTGACGAGCGTGAGGCTCTGAACACCGTGGACCGCGAGCAGGAGAGCGCTCAGACCAAACTCCAGAACCTCATAAAGAAGTTCAACCAGAACATTGCGAAGCTTAGTGCGGCAAAAGGTGGCATCGACAGCCTGCTCAGTCAGACTCAGACCATGGCTTTCCTACAG GCCTCAGTTGACATGCCGGCAGCGGTGGCCTTTGACCCCTATACCCCGAAGGTCAACCTGGACTTTAAGGCCTTGGCAGCCTGGCATGCCTACTCTGCAGTCCTGAAGGAGCATCTCACATGTGTACTGAAACAGCCTGTAGAGGCCAGACTGCAGATACtcaaaccag CTGAGAGGTTTACTCCTCCTCTGCTGCCAAACCTCTATGAAATGG GAGGCATGCCACCACCAGGTCACATGAGAATGCCTCGATCCCACAGCCCAGGAGCCCCACTCAGGGCAAACCAGAGGAAGAAGCCTCCACAAGATTCAAACCGAGAGAGAA AGTCAGACAAGAAACGAGATCACAAGGAAGGGAAAGAACATAAGGCTGACA AAAATCCCCAAAAGCCACCGAATGCTCCCAGAGAGTTCCCCACTTATGTTCCACACACACCGAGGGACCACCCCAGAGGACAATCAGCAGAACCCAGACCCAGGAACAGGGAGGACCCAG GACAACCAAGTGTTCTCCCAAGTATCACGTCTGCAGCAAAACGAAATGACCTTCTGCAAT ATGGCACGGTTCTCACCCTTGACCTCAAAACAGCCCACAAGCGCATCTCCCTCACAGAGAACATGACCGTGGCCTCTGTGTCAGACGAGCCCACCCCTTACCCCGATGGCCCCGCCCGTTTCTCCGTCTGCAGCCAGGTGCTCACTTCCAAGGGCTTCTCCCGCGGCCGCCACTACTGGGAGGTCAAGATGAGCAGCAACAACTTCACCGGCATTGGCCTGGCCTACAACAGCATCGACCGGAAGGGTCCGGCTAGCCGGCTGGGGCGTAACGCCCAGTCCTGGTGCGTGGAGTGGTTCAACGTCAAGCTGTCGGCCTGGCACGCCAGCAGTGAGACTGTACTGCAGAACCCGAATCCGACCCGCGTCGGCGTGCTGCTGGATTGCGAGGAGGGAACGGCCACTTTCTATAACGTACAGGACCGGGCATACCCGTTCCATACGTTTGTGTTCCAGTTCGCCGAGGCAGTGTACCCGGCGTTCTGGCTCTTCTCCAGCGGCTCGTCTGTTAGCCTGTGCAAGCTGCAGTCTTAA